GTGCCTTAAAATATGCTTTCAAAATTAGCGAATACTTtgaaaagttatttaaaaatacgCAAACTTACCCGATATTGGAACTCAGCCGCCAACAGCTTTTACTAGTTTTGTAGCTcagtaaaacaaaatattagtGAAGCAAATTGAAGACTAatatgaacattaagctgctaCATCTATTGATTACAGCGAAGGTGATATGTTTTCCAACCGTAAATTATTCAAACTGTAGATTCGGAACCAGTTATCACCAGAACACTGACACCCGCTTTGACCATGACAATGGAACTAATAGCTCGAGCACACATCTTCAAAGATTTTTTAACGTAGGTCGAATATATTCCAACCACATCGAACAGCGCTGTGTATATTTCATAAATCAAAAATACATCGATTGATAACCCCCTCAAGTAGAAAGCCGTCAACAAAAtaatctttattatttattcagttaTGGTTGTAGAATGTACGAAGCCATCCACCAAAGCACAAAACAGAAACAAAACTGGACCAACGGCATCACGTGTAATTAAAAACATTGGTCGCAGCACAAATCAGTCAACAGTTTACCGTCCGCTCGACCAGCTGGTTATTTAGAATATTCAATAGCTGTGATACCGGCCGCGATCACGATCGACAGTATGAAATCTATTTGCCTAATTGTAATCGGGGGCTTCATTCTCAGTTGCCAAGGTTATACGGCGATTCTTCCCAACTCCGAATACAAAGGTAGGTTGTCCTTAGCTTGTAGTTAGTGAGTGGGTTGGAAGAAAGTGATGATTTATCCGTTGTTGCAGATTTCCCCGGTGAATGCTATGACGCTGAAACGAAAATTCATTTCAAACCCGGGGAAAAACGCCAACGACCCGGGTTGTGCGAAGAAATGACGTGTGGGACGGATTTCTCTATCAACTACTTCGGGTAAGTGCTTATTGTGATGCAAATTTACACACATCAGATCTAAACCATTCATCTAGATAACTACTGCTGGTGTGATTAGTGAGTGATTAGTGATTTGAATAACTAGTATCTGGGCAACATTTTTCTACGACTTAGTACATTGTTCGGTTTTAGATGACATGTGAAGCACCGCCAAGGCGCCAACCGATATAAGCGAAGGTGTTATCAAATTGGCATTGAACTCTTAGTGACATCAGGAAGCCTTGAGAATTTCAGTACCCGAGTAAAGTCTGAAaatcataatgagagcatatagaaaatattttcacatcaaattgaaatcataatttgttacAAATGTGAAtcattatgaatatgattgattacatagggggaatgacgactttggcaggttttgcctttctcgtatactaagtatacgtaaaggctataatttcactccaaaaccaaacttttgatagaaggctcggagacccatagtgttatataccaatcaactcagctcgacgaattgaggtgatgtctgtttgtgtgtatgtatgtatgtgtgtgtgtgtatgtatgtatgtgtgtgtgtgtatgtgtgtatgtgtacaaattttgtagacacactttttggaacttagcattacccgatttactcgcaacaagttgcattcgacggggaatgcggtcccattgtttgctattgaaaattggccggatcggacattgcatttcggaattattgaaaaatcattgttttttcccaagggtccccccttggaaaaaaaattcaaaatcgaaaaatttttttttttttcaagaatggtggaaatgcatagtaattaatgcaaaaacatacaaaatgatagaaaatatgcgatctatccccctaaagtgcttttttgacctttcctatgtaattttttcagtacattttacgatgcacgagaaaggcatcatcaccgctaggtggattaatctgtgtttttttatctattattgtcaggagttatttttattgtcaggggttttttttattttatcaaatttggcctaaacattctttgcatatcaacgaatattgtggccaaaattcataaaatttggtcgacaaaaaccccctgccaataatagaacaaaacctgccaaagccgtcttttcccctattttgatcttttttttaatctttattaaagaggttttttaatctacagattaagttcaacaccgcatATTTTGATCTCTTTTTTGCCTACAGATTTCTAGTTTACacgatctgacatcaaactgaatacttattttgttatcggaaccagtatcaaaataagtttttgatTTGTTCTcgtcgatagcaggaatagcacagaatagttttcgatttgatgtcccagtaagatttttctgctatacgaaTGACCAAGAAGAtatcaaatcaagacaaaattttcaaaacgacttatctgcttttgtaaacaaagatttgaacgacgatttgacgaatctgatagctctcccacgcaaaccaacaccaccaataggtaggtgaatgTTTCctctacctgttgatggtgttggtttgcgtgggagagctatcagattcgtcaaatcgtcgtttgaatctttgtttagaaaagcagataagtcgttttgaaaatttagtcttgaaattaagtaatgataatcggcgatttcacaacatcaaaacaagtt
The nucleotide sequence above comes from Armigeres subalbatus isolate Guangzhou_Male chromosome 3, GZ_Asu_2, whole genome shotgun sequence. Encoded proteins:
- the LOC134219610 gene encoding uncharacterized protein LOC134219610 isoform X1; translation: MKSICLIVIGGFILSCQGYTAILPNSEYKDFPGECYDAETKIHFKPGEKRQRPGLCEEMTCGTDFSINYFGCVLVIANDDPDCEPVERDVTKDYPQCCYKYKCVRDGIVTYS
- the LOC134219610 gene encoding uncharacterized protein LOC134219610 isoform X2, with amino-acid sequence MKSICLIVIGGFILSCQGYTAILPNSEYKDFPGECYDAETKIHFKPGEKRQRPGLCEEMTCGTDFSINYFGCGTVHVISPDCVEIEQDYSKSYPECCEKYKCVINGETNYL